Proteins from a genomic interval of Phlebotomus papatasi isolate M1 chromosome 3, Ppap_2.1, whole genome shotgun sequence:
- the LOC129805488 gene encoding insulin receptor-like isoform X2: protein MHSTGDHKFFLIFVIFCGSALGAVAAKECFNIDIRNHVSQFEKLRNCSVVIGYLNIVLLEKTTETHFQNLTFPELREITGMLVVFRVFGLKTFKTLFPNLTVIRGQFLLANYALVIYEMPHLENVGLRSLLSIQRGYVRIEKCRNLCYTDTIDWNKITGTLDGGNYIQKQTSSKCPTEKICVGCKDALCWNTENCQRFEGPDSFFPHYYANCDSKCLGGCRNGTCYTCRGITDEGYCVDSCEQPKLLNTLSVRCVNKTSCRNDGRIIHDDKCLSECPIGFTNSTDKCELCKGNCPKTCYGTQIDFIENAEKLRGCTTINGSLQIKLNTDMAKLSDELEENLGAIREIDGYLKIYRSSSITSLKFLKSLHVIHGYVLENEQFALVVYENSNLQQLFEFDGERSELRIERGGMMFHYNQKLCSTEIRKLQLNTDYNRTLDYISKESNGYKHSCDMETIRIDYTVLSPTNVTIYWEKYHVDDKNILEGYLIYYIEAPRRDITTYFGRDSCSRHSWRSELIDVDSLIYDDQKRMYAYNLTDLKSSTQYAFYVRTYLSSEGINAQSTITYIRMPIDKLFPPVVKTKEKSSDFVILEWAVESVQKSKIAHFYIDVYRRSYSKDIIDKRNYCQNPRTDETEENEPASLHCCSDHDEETFEIIRLHTSYEKDLDCELNPFQPGCQLFEYDRFKRELQLLVTHCHLYHGRDSPICRNPNARWAGKWDGTTGDSSNTRYRVAANTFTFKIPNLSPYTLYTFHVFACTAEFDCSTYYSHNERTAIDSQADLTRNTSIIVDPDISKNTSISHNPDNADKIVAIRFHEPIEPNGLTVAYKVEIRKIINNEGDPGCEIVCITRREHELNDNIFRYQTFEMTPGTYSFRVQAISLAMDGPWSDQLLYPVLERIPVTNSSMIIVIVVVVLFIVSCGFFVWYKYVRKVENMDDTVVLMSDLEPPQAEEDSLLEMHKIIRERQREAEKSRTTEAGGDVYEAGPSRLSEPAATEKAIICKFRLDEEDSSDDGDKALVIFE from the exons ggaaatcACTGGTATGTTGGTCGTCTTTCGAGTGTTTGGACTGAAGacctttaaaacactttttcccAACTTGACTGTTATCCGGGGACAGTTCCTTCTGGCTAATTATGCTTTAGTCATCTATGAGATGCCACACCTAGAGAATGTAGGCTTACGATCTCTCCTGTCCATTCAACGTGGTTATGTTCGCATTGAGAAATGCAGAAATCTCTGCTACACCGACACAATAGACTGGAATAAAATAACAGGTACTCTAGATGGAGGCAATTATATCCAGAAGCAAACCTCTAGTAAATGCCCAACTGAAAAAATTTGTGTTGGATGTAAAGATGCATTATGTTGGAATACAGAGAACTGCCAGAGATTTGAAGGACCAGATTCTTTTtttc CTCATTATTATGCAAATTGTGATAGTAAATGCCTCGGAGGATGTAGGAATGGCACATGTTATACGTGCAGAGGAATAACAGATGAGGGATATTGTGTAGATTCCTGTGAGCAaccaaa aTTATTAAATACTCTTTCTGTTAGGTGTGTTAACAAAACTTCATGTCGCAATGATGGTCGAATAATCCATGATGATAAATGTCTAAGTGAATGTCCAATAGGATTTACA aaTTCTACTGATAAGTGCGAATTATGCAAGGGAAACTGCCCGAAAACTTGCTACGGAACGCAAATAGATTTCATAGAGAATGCTGAAAAGCTCAGAGGATGCACCACTATAAATGGTTCGTTACAGATTAAACTAAATACGGATATGGCAAAGTTGTCTGACGAACTTGAAGAAAATCTTGGAGCAATTAGAGAAATAGAtggttatttgaaaatttaccgATCATCTTCTATAACATCATTGAAATTCTTGAAGAGTCTCCATGTAATTCATGGCTATGTGCTGGAAAACGAACAGTTCGCCCTGGTTGTGTATGAAAATAGCAATTTGCAACAACTTTTCGAATTTGATGGTGAGCGCAGTGAATTAAGAATTGAAAGAGGTGGAATGATGTTTCACTACAACCAGAAATTGTGCTCTACTGAAATACGAAAACTTCAATTGAATACCGATTACAACAGGACCTTGGATTATATTAGTAAGGAATCGAACGGATATAAACATTCCTGTGACATGGAAACTATTAGGATTGATTATACG GTCCTATCACCTACAAATGTAACAATATATTGGGAAAAGTACCATGTggatgataaaaatattttggaaggaTATCTTATCTACTACATCGAAGCTCCTAGGAGAGATATAACAACATACTTCGGAAGAGATTCTTGTTCAAG GCATAGTTGGAGATCTGAATTGATCGATGTGGACAGTTTGATTTACGATGATCAAAAGAGGATGTACGCTTACAATTTGACTGACCTGAAATCAAGCACACAATATGCTTTCTACGTGCGTACCTACTTATCTTCCGAAGGCATCAACGCTCAAAGTACCATCACGTACATAAGGATGCCCATTGACAAACTCTTCCCGCCAGTTGTCAAGACCAAAGAGAAATCAAGTGATTTTGTGATTTTAGAATGGGCAGTTGAGTCTGTTCAAAAGTCGAAAattgctcatttttacataGATGTATACCGTAGATCGTACTCCAAGGACATCattgataaaagaaattacTGCCAAAATCCACGTACTGATGAAACAGAAGAAAATGAGCCTGCATCTTTACATTGCTGTTCAGATCACGATGAAGAAACATTTGAAATCATAAGATTGCACACGAGCTATGAAAAAGATCTCGATTGCGAGTTAAATCCTTTCCAGCCAGGATGTCAATTGTTCGAATATGATCGGTTTAAGCGTGAACTACAACTCCTTGTGACTCATTGTCATCTCTATCATGGCCGCGATAGCCCTATATGTCGCAATCCGAACGCAAGATGGGCAGGAAAATGGGATGGTACAACTGGTGATAGTTCAAACACTAGATACCGCGTTGCAGCTAACACTTTCACATTCAAAATCCCCAATCTTTCCCCATATACTCTCTACACCTTCCATGTATTTGCCTGTACTGCGGAATTCGACTGCAGTACCTACTATTCGCACAACGAACGTACAGCAATCGACAGTCAAGCGGACCTCACCAGGAACACATCGATCATTGTTGATCCGGACATATCAAAGAATACATCCATCAGTCATAATCCGGATAATGCTGATAAGATAGTTGCTATCCGGTTCCACGAACCTATTGAACCAAATGGGCTAACGGTGGCGTATAAGGTGGAAATTCGGAAGATAATCAATAATGAGGGTGACCCAGGATGTGAAATCGTTTGCATTACCCGTAGGGAGCATGAATTAAATGACAACATTTTTAGGTATCAGACTTTTGAAATGACACCCGGTACGTATAGCTTTCGGGTGCAGGCGATTTCTTTAGCCATGGACGGACCGTGGTCCGATCAGTTACTCTATCCTGTATTGGAAAGAATTCCAGTCACCAATAGCTCCATGATTATTGTCATCGTGGTCGTCGTTCTTTTCATTGTATCCTGTGGCTTTTTCGTGTGGTACAAATATGTCCGAAAGGTTGAGAATATGGATGACACCGTAGTTCTCATGTCAGACCTGGAGCCTCCACAGGCCGAAGAAGACTCTCTTTTGGAGATGCATAAGATCATCAGGGAAAGGCAACGGGAGGCAGAGAAAAGCCGTACCACAGAGGCAGGTGGAGATGTCTATGAAGCTGGTCCATCTCGACTATCGGAACCAGCAGCAACGGAAAAGGCCATTATCTGCAAATTTCGCCTGGATGAGGAAGATTCGTCAGATGATGGTGACAAAGCTCTTGTGATCTTCGAGTAA
- the LOC129805506 gene encoding venom protease-like codes for MEKLLVIFLVYATLAGCTPQDSDAELFIGSLENVDEPTHQQQRSYYQTSCFGFQNCVPLSNCPEMHFEAAKACYLGDRSLFCGTSGSEPMVCCTNNGEHTDTQQSGSPINTDCGKSLVRGQFYKGLGAFPFAARVGFKNLNSGSMAYPCTGSIISRRVILTAAHCALAKADGHRLSSVRIGEFDTSHDPDCAGSGFCAPSALNHAISHVVVHPDYETGKYHHDIALLILRTPINFTVAAQPLCLYPDRTNLIVGKRATIVGWGKISSVGVKSTEMQFLEVPLAPWELCLKVYGTTGALDSPKSIEGQWMCAGGENRDACQGFGGAPLVIREDNIYNQIGIMSFGSDNCGSPKIPSVYTSISFFYQWIQDNIPVE; via the exons atggaaaagcTTTTAGTGATCTTTTTAGTTTATGCAACTCTTGCGGGTTGTACTCCGCAGGATAGTGATGCTGAGCTTTTTATCGGATCCCTTGAAAATGTCGATGAACCTACACATCAACAGCAGCGATCTTACTACCAGACCTCGTGCTTTGGCTTCCAGAATTGCGTGCCACTATCCAATTGTCCGGAAATGCACTTTGAAGCTGCGAAAGCGTGCTACCTCGGTGATAGATCACTCTTTTGCGGAACTTCCGGTTCAGAGCCCATGGTGTGCTGCACAAATAACGGAGAACACACAGACACCCAACAGTCTGGTTCTCCGATAAATACTGACTGTGGAAAAAGCCTCGTGAGAGGCCAATTTTACAAAGGACTAGGAGCTTTTCCGTTTGCTGCCAGAGTTggatttaaaa ATTTAAATTCAGGAAGTATGGCCTACCCATGCACTGGATCAATTATTTCACGAAGGGTGATCCTTACAGCAGCTCACTGTGCTCTGGCCAAAGCCGATGGACATCGATT gtCTTCAGTTCGTATTGGTGAATTTGATACATCTCACGATCCAGATTGCGCTGGATCGGGATTCTGTGCTCCGTCAGCTCTCAATCACGCCATTAGCCACGTGGTTGTGCATCCGGATTACGAAACCGGGAAATACCATCATGATATTGCTTTGCTGATCTTACGAACTCCCATCAATTTTACGGTAGCTGCCCAACCTCTGTGTTTGTATCCTGATAGGACTAATCTTATCGTAGGAAAGCGTGCAACGATTGTGGGATGGGGAAAAATCTCATCAGTGGGTGTCAAGAGTACAGAAATGCAGTTCTTAGAGGTCCCCTTGGCCCCTTGGGAGCTCTGCCTCAAAGTCTACGGAACAACAGGAGCTCTGGATTCGCCAAAATCCATCGAAGGCCAGTGGATGTGTGCTGGAGGTGAGAATAGGGATGCTTGTCAAGGATTTGGTGGAGCTCCACTGGTCATTCGAGAAGACAACATTTACAATCAGATAGGTATCATGTCCTTTGGTTCAGACAACTGTGGTAGTCCCAAAATACCCAGCGTCTACACATCCATTTCTTTCTTCTACCAATGGATCCAGGACAACATACCCGTAGAGTAG
- the LOC129805488 gene encoding insulin receptor-like isoform X1, with the protein MHSTGDHKFFLIFVIFCGSALGAVAAKECFNIDIRNHVSQFEKLRNCSVVIGYLNIVLLEKTTETHFQNLTFPELREITGMLVVFRVFGLKTFKTLFPNLTVIRGQFLLANYALVIYEMPHLENVGLRSLLSIQRGYVRIEKCRNLCYTDTIDWNKITGTLDGGNYIQKQTSSKCPTEKICVGCKDALCWNTENCQRFEGPDSFFPHYYANCDSKCLGGCRNGTCYTCRGITDEGYCVDSCEQPKLLNTLSVRCVNKTSCRNDGRIIHDDKCLSECPIGFTNSTDKCELCKGNCPKTCYGTQIDFIENAEKLRGCTTINGSLQIKLNTDMAKLSDELEENLGAIREIDGYLKIYRSSSITSLKFLKSLHVIHGYVLENEQFALVVYENSNLQQLFEFDGERSELRIERGGMMFHYNQKLCSTEIRKLQLNTDYNRTLDYISKESNGYKHSCDMETIRIDYTVLSPTNVTIYWEKYHVDDKNILEGYLIYYIEAPRRDITTYFGRDSCSRYRFSIYRAENTVLRFFSYSYRHSWRSELIDVDSLIYDDQKRMYAYNLTDLKSSTQYAFYVRTYLSSEGINAQSTITYIRMPIDKLFPPVVKTKEKSSDFVILEWAVESVQKSKIAHFYIDVYRRSYSKDIIDKRNYCQNPRTDETEENEPASLHCCSDHDEETFEIIRLHTSYEKDLDCELNPFQPGCQLFEYDRFKRELQLLVTHCHLYHGRDSPICRNPNARWAGKWDGTTGDSSNTRYRVAANTFTFKIPNLSPYTLYTFHVFACTAEFDCSTYYSHNERTAIDSQADLTRNTSIIVDPDISKNTSISHNPDNADKIVAIRFHEPIEPNGLTVAYKVEIRKIINNEGDPGCEIVCITRREHELNDNIFRYQTFEMTPGTYSFRVQAISLAMDGPWSDQLLYPVLERIPVTNSSMIIVIVVVVLFIVSCGFFVWYKYVRKVENMDDTVVLMSDLEPPQAEEDSLLEMHKIIRERQREAEKSRTTEAGGDVYEAGPSRLSEPAATEKAIICKFRLDEEDSSDDGDKALVIFE; encoded by the exons ggaaatcACTGGTATGTTGGTCGTCTTTCGAGTGTTTGGACTGAAGacctttaaaacactttttcccAACTTGACTGTTATCCGGGGACAGTTCCTTCTGGCTAATTATGCTTTAGTCATCTATGAGATGCCACACCTAGAGAATGTAGGCTTACGATCTCTCCTGTCCATTCAACGTGGTTATGTTCGCATTGAGAAATGCAGAAATCTCTGCTACACCGACACAATAGACTGGAATAAAATAACAGGTACTCTAGATGGAGGCAATTATATCCAGAAGCAAACCTCTAGTAAATGCCCAACTGAAAAAATTTGTGTTGGATGTAAAGATGCATTATGTTGGAATACAGAGAACTGCCAGAGATTTGAAGGACCAGATTCTTTTtttc CTCATTATTATGCAAATTGTGATAGTAAATGCCTCGGAGGATGTAGGAATGGCACATGTTATACGTGCAGAGGAATAACAGATGAGGGATATTGTGTAGATTCCTGTGAGCAaccaaa aTTATTAAATACTCTTTCTGTTAGGTGTGTTAACAAAACTTCATGTCGCAATGATGGTCGAATAATCCATGATGATAAATGTCTAAGTGAATGTCCAATAGGATTTACA aaTTCTACTGATAAGTGCGAATTATGCAAGGGAAACTGCCCGAAAACTTGCTACGGAACGCAAATAGATTTCATAGAGAATGCTGAAAAGCTCAGAGGATGCACCACTATAAATGGTTCGTTACAGATTAAACTAAATACGGATATGGCAAAGTTGTCTGACGAACTTGAAGAAAATCTTGGAGCAATTAGAGAAATAGAtggttatttgaaaatttaccgATCATCTTCTATAACATCATTGAAATTCTTGAAGAGTCTCCATGTAATTCATGGCTATGTGCTGGAAAACGAACAGTTCGCCCTGGTTGTGTATGAAAATAGCAATTTGCAACAACTTTTCGAATTTGATGGTGAGCGCAGTGAATTAAGAATTGAAAGAGGTGGAATGATGTTTCACTACAACCAGAAATTGTGCTCTACTGAAATACGAAAACTTCAATTGAATACCGATTACAACAGGACCTTGGATTATATTAGTAAGGAATCGAACGGATATAAACATTCCTGTGACATGGAAACTATTAGGATTGATTATACG GTCCTATCACCTACAAATGTAACAATATATTGGGAAAAGTACCATGTggatgataaaaatattttggaaggaTATCTTATCTACTACATCGAAGCTCCTAGGAGAGATATAACAACATACTTCGGAAGAGATTCTTGTTCAAGGTACAGATTTTCAATTTATCGTGCAGAGAACACCGTTCTAAGATTCTTCTCCTATTCTTATAGGCATAGTTGGAGATCTGAATTGATCGATGTGGACAGTTTGATTTACGATGATCAAAAGAGGATGTACGCTTACAATTTGACTGACCTGAAATCAAGCACACAATATGCTTTCTACGTGCGTACCTACTTATCTTCCGAAGGCATCAACGCTCAAAGTACCATCACGTACATAAGGATGCCCATTGACAAACTCTTCCCGCCAGTTGTCAAGACCAAAGAGAAATCAAGTGATTTTGTGATTTTAGAATGGGCAGTTGAGTCTGTTCAAAAGTCGAAAattgctcatttttacataGATGTATACCGTAGATCGTACTCCAAGGACATCattgataaaagaaattacTGCCAAAATCCACGTACTGATGAAACAGAAGAAAATGAGCCTGCATCTTTACATTGCTGTTCAGATCACGATGAAGAAACATTTGAAATCATAAGATTGCACACGAGCTATGAAAAAGATCTCGATTGCGAGTTAAATCCTTTCCAGCCAGGATGTCAATTGTTCGAATATGATCGGTTTAAGCGTGAACTACAACTCCTTGTGACTCATTGTCATCTCTATCATGGCCGCGATAGCCCTATATGTCGCAATCCGAACGCAAGATGGGCAGGAAAATGGGATGGTACAACTGGTGATAGTTCAAACACTAGATACCGCGTTGCAGCTAACACTTTCACATTCAAAATCCCCAATCTTTCCCCATATACTCTCTACACCTTCCATGTATTTGCCTGTACTGCGGAATTCGACTGCAGTACCTACTATTCGCACAACGAACGTACAGCAATCGACAGTCAAGCGGACCTCACCAGGAACACATCGATCATTGTTGATCCGGACATATCAAAGAATACATCCATCAGTCATAATCCGGATAATGCTGATAAGATAGTTGCTATCCGGTTCCACGAACCTATTGAACCAAATGGGCTAACGGTGGCGTATAAGGTGGAAATTCGGAAGATAATCAATAATGAGGGTGACCCAGGATGTGAAATCGTTTGCATTACCCGTAGGGAGCATGAATTAAATGACAACATTTTTAGGTATCAGACTTTTGAAATGACACCCGGTACGTATAGCTTTCGGGTGCAGGCGATTTCTTTAGCCATGGACGGACCGTGGTCCGATCAGTTACTCTATCCTGTATTGGAAAGAATTCCAGTCACCAATAGCTCCATGATTATTGTCATCGTGGTCGTCGTTCTTTTCATTGTATCCTGTGGCTTTTTCGTGTGGTACAAATATGTCCGAAAGGTTGAGAATATGGATGACACCGTAGTTCTCATGTCAGACCTGGAGCCTCCACAGGCCGAAGAAGACTCTCTTTTGGAGATGCATAAGATCATCAGGGAAAGGCAACGGGAGGCAGAGAAAAGCCGTACCACAGAGGCAGGTGGAGATGTCTATGAAGCTGGTCCATCTCGACTATCGGAACCAGCAGCAACGGAAAAGGCCATTATCTGCAAATTTCGCCTGGATGAGGAAGATTCGTCAGATGATGGTGACAAAGCTCTTGTGATCTTCGAGTAA